A genomic segment from Bos taurus isolate L1 Dominette 01449 registration number 42190680 breed Hereford chromosome 1, ARS-UCD2.0, whole genome shotgun sequence encodes:
- the OR9M6 gene encoding olfactory receptor family 9 subfamily M member 6, producing the protein MQVENSSVKTQFFLLGVSDHPELQSVLFAVFLSVYSVTLMGNLRMILLITISPHLHTPIYFFLHILSFIDACYSSVIAPKLLVDLISDKKTISHNGCAAQFYFFCCLVDTEPFLFTVMAYDQYIAICNPLLYTVIMSKRICCQLAIGAFLGGTMSSVIHTTNTFHLSFCSSEINHYFCDISPLFSLSCTDTYIHDIVLVVFASLVEALCLLTVLFSYILIIAPILKAQSADGRRKGFSTCASHLIVVSINNGTLIFIYLHPSACHLLDIDKVTSVFYAFIIPMLNRLIYSLRNKDVKNAFRKMISRKFLS; encoded by the coding sequence ATGCAGGTGGAGAACAGCTCTGTGAAGACACAGTTCTTTCTCTTGGGAGTCAGTGACCACCCAGAACTGCAGAGTGTTCTTTTTGCTGTGTTTCTTTCCGTCTACTCTGTTACCCTGATGGGCAACCTTAGGATGATTTTATTAATCACAATCAGTCCTCACTTGCACACCCCTATATACTTTTTTCTCCACATTTTATCTTTCATAGATGCTTGCTACTCTTCAGTCATTGCCCCCAAGTTACTTGTGGACTTAATTTCTGATAAGAAGACCATTTCTCACAATGGCTGTGCtgcacagttttatttcttctgctgTTTGGTGGACACAGAGCCTTTTCTCTTTACTGTCATGGCTTATGACCAGTACATAGCTATCTGCAACCCCCTGCTTTACACTGTTATTATGTCCAAGAGGATTTGCTGCCAGCTTGCAATTGGAGCATTTTTAGGGGGCACCATGAGCTCAGTGATTCACACCACTAATACCTTTCACCTGTCTTTCTGCTCCAGTGAAATTAACCATTACTTTTGTGACAtctcccctctcttctctctgtcctGCACTGACACCTACATCCATGACATTGTACTGGTGGTCTTTGCTAGTTTAGTGGAAGCCCTCTGCCTTCTAACAGTTCTCTTCTCTTATATCCTCATCATAGCACCCATTCTTAAAGCACAATCTGCTGACGGAAGAAGAAAAGGATTCTCTACTTGTGCATCCCATCTGATTGTGGTCTCTATCAACAATGGTACCCTGATCTTCATTTATTTGCATCCCAGTGCTTGCCATTTACTGGATATTGATAAAGTGACCTCTGTGTTCTATGCATTCATTATACCTATGCTGAACCGCTTGATTTACAGCCTGAGGAACAAAGATGTGAAAAACGCTTTTAGGAAAATGATTAGCAGGAAATTTCTTTCTTAA